A single window of Oerskovia paurometabola DNA harbors:
- the rdgB gene encoding RdgB/HAM1 family non-canonical purine NTP pyrophosphatase has product MSVPAGARLVLATHNVGKLAELRAILAAQPGLDLPPEAVVSAREVGAPEPVEDGVTFAENALIKARALAAATGLPAVADDSGLAVDVLGGAPGIFSARWSGRHGDDRANLDLLLAQLGDVPVEHRAAGFVCAAALVTPDGGEWVRTGEMRGTLLGAPRGEGGFGYDPILLPDGESRSAAELSAEEKNAISHRGKAFRAIAPQVVAVLTGTTVDEPQAQPLA; this is encoded by the coding sequence GTGAGCGTTCCTGCGGGGGCCCGGCTCGTCCTGGCGACCCACAACGTGGGCAAGCTCGCCGAGCTCCGCGCGATCCTGGCCGCGCAGCCCGGCCTGGACCTGCCGCCGGAGGCCGTGGTCTCGGCGCGCGAGGTCGGTGCCCCGGAGCCCGTCGAGGACGGCGTGACGTTCGCGGAGAACGCGCTCATCAAGGCCCGCGCGCTCGCCGCGGCGACCGGTCTGCCGGCCGTGGCCGACGACTCGGGCCTCGCGGTCGACGTCCTGGGTGGGGCGCCGGGGATCTTCTCCGCGCGCTGGTCGGGTCGGCACGGCGACGACCGGGCGAACCTCGACCTGCTGCTCGCGCAGCTCGGCGACGTCCCGGTGGAGCACCGCGCGGCGGGCTTCGTGTGCGCGGCCGCGCTCGTGACCCCGGACGGGGGGGAGTGGGTCCGCACGGGCGAGATGCGCGGGACGCTCCTGGGCGCCCCGCGCGGCGAGGGCGGCTTCGGGTACGACCCGATCCTCCTGCCCGACGGCGAGTCCCGCTCGGCCGCGGAGCTGTCGGCCGAGGAGAAGAACGCGATCAGCCACCGGGGCAAGGCGTTCCGTGCGATCGCCCCGCAGGTCGTGGCGGTGCTGACCGGGACGACGGTCGACGAACCCCAGGCTCAGCCGCTCGCCTGA
- a CDS encoding NUDIX hydrolase family protein produces the protein MTDTADFPPDDFSREIPQPAGWLSAEDLAAARSHLPLVYVDAVPVRVDDSGDVVAVGLLLRVTPEGQMTRALVSGRVMYHERIRDALLRHIEKDLGPVALPHVPASPQPFTVAEYLPTPGITGYHDPRQHAVSLAYVVPVSGDCQPQQQALELAWLTPEQACSDQVQLEMHGGQGTLLRQAMAYVGRLS, from the coding sequence GTGACGGACACCGCCGACTTCCCGCCCGACGACTTCTCCCGCGAGATCCCCCAGCCCGCCGGGTGGCTGAGCGCGGAGGACCTCGCGGCCGCACGCTCCCACCTGCCCCTCGTCTACGTCGACGCGGTCCCGGTCCGGGTCGACGACTCGGGCGACGTGGTCGCCGTCGGGCTGCTGCTGCGCGTGACGCCCGAGGGGCAGATGACCCGGGCGCTCGTGTCGGGGCGCGTGATGTACCACGAGCGGATCCGCGACGCGCTGCTGCGGCACATCGAGAAGGACCTGGGGCCCGTGGCCCTGCCCCACGTCCCGGCGTCCCCGCAGCCGTTCACTGTCGCCGAGTACCTGCCCACCCCCGGGATCACGGGGTACCACGACCCGCGCCAGCACGCGGTCTCGCTCGCGTACGTCGTCCCGGTCTCGGGCGACTGCCAGCCGCAGCAGCAGGCGCTCGAGCTCGCATGGCTCACGCCGGAGCAGGCGTGCAGCGACCAGGTGCAGCTCGAGATGCACGGTGGGCAGGGCACGCTCCTGCGGCAGGCCATGGCGTACGTCGGCCGCCTCTCGTGA
- the clpS gene encoding ATP-dependent Clp protease adapter ClpS has protein sequence MDTREGLSLADTWVTLVWNDPVNLMSYVTYVFESYFGYTQQKARTLMLQVHQEGRAVVSSGGREKVEVDVQAMHEFGLWATMQRSGE, from the coding sequence ATCGACACGCGGGAGGGGCTGTCCCTCGCCGACACCTGGGTGACCCTCGTGTGGAACGACCCGGTGAATCTCATGAGCTACGTGACGTACGTCTTCGAGAGCTACTTCGGGTACACGCAGCAGAAGGCGAGGACGCTCATGCTCCAGGTGCACCAGGAGGGGCGCGCGGTCGTGTCGTCGGGCGGCAGGGAGAAGGTCGAGGTGGACGTGCAGGCGATGCACGAGTTCGGGCTGTGGGCCACGATGCAGCGGAGCGGGGAGTAG
- a CDS encoding ABC-F family ATP-binding cassette domain-containing protein, which yields MHLAVDDLSFSYPGRPVLSGVSLRVGAGTRLGVVGENGTGKSTLLGVLAGTLAPSGGEVRRQGSLAVVEQELVPQPGQTVGDLVRDSLATVRAVGAELDAVTRDFDHEHGNLAELSDVLARAEHLAVWDADRRVEVALSRLGACRDPLRELSTLSVGERYRVRLACRLAERSDLLLLDEPTNHLDTSGIDFLTGEIVAWGGGVVMVTHDRQLLDDVATEILDLDPAMDGKPVLYGQPGYLAYRFAKNQALHRWRQRYRAERKRAEKLAERLDASYEGLSDEWRPAKGSQKHRRATHARIHVKAADRLVQKLEAEAVEVPVPPLELRFPDLLAMSPGWSPDTPLLEVRSPRVDATPRERGGAPGDLPDGGPALPGVVTPAAPSAVPTGARLDLPGTRIAIPPSGRLLITGPNGSGKSTLLAALAGTVGLDRGTRTVADGVRVGIVAQEGPALPPGAEERTGFEEYAQEALDLLSAGTLDPDFLVPVAFLGLLTEEDLDRPLRELSAGQRRRFDLARALLAVPHVLLLDEPTNHLSIDLVDELTQALRVTPAAVVVATHDRRMREDFADWPTLEL from the coding sequence GTGCACCTGGCTGTCGACGACCTCTCCTTCTCCTACCCGGGACGCCCCGTCCTCTCGGGCGTCTCGCTGCGCGTCGGCGCCGGCACGCGGCTCGGCGTGGTGGGGGAGAACGGCACGGGCAAGTCGACCCTCCTGGGTGTCCTGGCCGGGACGCTCGCCCCGAGCGGGGGCGAGGTGCGCCGCCAGGGCTCGCTCGCCGTCGTCGAGCAGGAGCTCGTGCCGCAGCCCGGGCAGACGGTCGGCGACCTGGTCCGCGACAGCCTCGCGACGGTGCGTGCCGTGGGCGCCGAGCTCGACGCCGTGACGCGCGACTTCGACCACGAGCACGGCAACCTCGCCGAGCTCTCGGACGTCCTGGCCCGCGCCGAGCACCTGGCCGTGTGGGACGCGGACCGGCGCGTCGAGGTCGCGCTGTCCCGGCTGGGGGCGTGCCGCGACCCGCTGCGCGAGCTCTCGACGCTCTCCGTGGGCGAGCGCTACCGAGTCCGTCTCGCATGCCGCCTGGCCGAGCGGAGCGACCTGCTGCTGCTCGACGAGCCGACCAACCACCTCGACACGAGCGGTATCGACTTCCTCACGGGCGAGATCGTGGCGTGGGGCGGTGGGGTCGTCATGGTCACGCACGACCGCCAGCTGCTCGACGACGTCGCGACCGAGATCCTCGACCTCGACCCCGCGATGGACGGCAAGCCCGTGCTGTACGGCCAGCCCGGCTACCTGGCCTACCGCTTCGCGAAGAACCAGGCCCTGCACCGGTGGCGTCAGCGCTACCGGGCCGAGCGCAAGCGCGCCGAGAAGCTCGCCGAACGGCTCGACGCGTCGTACGAGGGGCTCTCGGACGAGTGGCGCCCCGCCAAGGGCAGCCAGAAGCACCGGCGTGCGACGCACGCGCGCATCCACGTCAAGGCTGCGGACCGGCTCGTGCAGAAGCTCGAGGCCGAGGCCGTCGAGGTCCCCGTCCCGCCGCTCGAGCTGCGCTTCCCCGACCTGCTGGCCATGTCGCCCGGCTGGTCGCCCGACACCCCGCTGCTCGAGGTGCGCAGCCCGCGCGTGGACGCCACGCCTCGGGAGCGGGGCGGCGCGCCGGGCGACCTGCCCGACGGCGGCCCCGCCCTGCCCGGCGTCGTCACCCCCGCCGCGCCCTCTGCCGTGCCCACCGGTGCCCGGCTCGACCTGCCCGGGACGCGCATCGCGATCCCGCCGTCGGGTCGGCTGCTGATCACCGGGCCGAACGGCTCGGGCAAGTCGACCCTGCTCGCGGCCCTCGCGGGCACGGTGGGGCTCGACCGGGGCACCAGGACGGTCGCGGACGGCGTGCGGGTCGGGATCGTCGCGCAGGAGGGGCCCGCGCTACCGCCGGGCGCCGAGGAGCGCACGGGCTTCGAGGAGTACGCGCAGGAGGCGCTCGACCTGCTCTCGGCGGGCACGCTCGACCCGGACTTCCTGGTACCGGTCGCGTTCCTCGGGCTGCTGACCGAGGAGGACCTGGACCGCCCCCTGCGCGAGCTGTCCGCGGGGCAGCGCCGCCGCTTCGACCTGGCCCGCGCGCTGCTCGCGGTGCCGCACGTCCTGCTGCTCGACGAGCCGACCAACCACCTCTCGATCGACCTCGTCGACGAGCTCACCCAGGCGCTGCGCGTCACGCCTGCGGCCGTGGTCGTCGCGACGCACGACCGCAGGATGCGCGAGGACTTCGCGGACTGGCCGACCCTCGAGCTCTAG
- a CDS encoding pyridoxal phosphate-dependent decarboxylase family protein, with product MSALDDTPLPAPPVLRTEGILDRLAALRAADAPTHGGRVLSYVYDPDLAELDALAGDAIRAVQPLNALDPTTFSSVAVMERELVAFARDMLHGTGAQDASGVVGTVTSGGTESCLLAVKTARDAFLAAQPPRADGTPHTLATLGRAPKVVAPSTVHAAFHKAATYLGLDLVLVPVDPATCRAVPADLAAAVGDGSDVALVVVSAPSYPHGVVDPVEEVAAAASALGVPVHVDACVGGWVLPFWPDDAAHVPLFDFRVPGVTSISADVHKYGYAPKGASVLLTRDRDRQRHQLFATTRWPGYPVVNSTIMGSKSAGPLAAAWAVTQALGVPGYRAVTARCAVATLALRQVLDTVEGLRVVGDPVGPLVAVATDESLPADRRVDPHVWSDAVRASGFVLQPQPGYTQPDGSRLPHTTHLTVTPVTASVVDELGAALVTAAEAVRGVPRPDPQEVLGALIASLAPGIEPAEAVAGLGSLDAATAWGLVQATVLGGADPRGGDAPEPGTGPMAPLLALVEALPSAVGERLLVELIARLAEPVAPPVDALAAEPGGS from the coding sequence ATGAGCGCCCTTGACGACACCCCCCTGCCCGCCCCGCCCGTCCTGCGGACCGAGGGCATCCTCGACCGCCTCGCAGCGCTGCGGGCGGCCGACGCCCCGACGCACGGAGGACGCGTCCTGTCGTACGTCTACGACCCGGACCTGGCCGAGCTCGACGCCCTCGCGGGGGACGCGATCCGGGCGGTCCAGCCGCTCAACGCCCTGGACCCCACGACGTTCTCCTCGGTCGCGGTCATGGAGCGCGAGCTCGTGGCCTTCGCGCGCGACATGCTGCACGGGACGGGCGCGCAGGACGCGAGCGGCGTCGTCGGGACGGTGACGTCCGGCGGGACCGAGAGCTGCCTGCTCGCCGTCAAGACGGCCCGTGACGCGTTCCTCGCGGCGCAGCCGCCGCGGGCGGACGGCACGCCGCACACGCTCGCGACGCTCGGCCGGGCGCCCAAGGTCGTGGCGCCGAGCACCGTCCACGCGGCGTTCCACAAGGCCGCGACCTACCTGGGGCTCGACCTCGTGCTCGTCCCCGTGGACCCGGCGACGTGCCGCGCGGTCCCGGCCGACCTGGCCGCGGCGGTGGGCGACGGGAGCGACGTCGCCCTCGTCGTGGTCTCCGCGCCGTCGTACCCGCACGGGGTCGTGGACCCGGTCGAGGAGGTCGCGGCGGCCGCGAGCGCCCTGGGGGTCCCGGTCCACGTGGACGCGTGCGTGGGCGGTTGGGTGCTGCCCTTCTGGCCCGACGACGCCGCGCACGTCCCGCTCTTCGACTTCCGCGTGCCGGGGGTCACCTCGATCTCCGCCGACGTCCACAAGTACGGCTACGCCCCCAAGGGCGCCTCGGTCCTGCTCACGCGGGACCGGGACCGGCAGCGCCACCAGCTGTTCGCGACGACGCGCTGGCCGGGCTACCCGGTCGTGAACTCGACGATCATGGGCTCCAAGTCGGCGGGGCCGCTCGCCGCGGCCTGGGCCGTGACGCAGGCGCTCGGCGTGCCGGGCTACCGGGCCGTGACGGCACGGTGCGCCGTCGCGACGCTCGCGCTGCGCCAGGTGCTCGACACGGTCGAGGGCCTGCGCGTGGTCGGCGACCCGGTGGGGCCGCTCGTGGCGGTCGCGACCGACGAGTCGCTGCCCGCGGACCGGCGGGTCGACCCGCACGTGTGGTCGGACGCCGTCCGCGCGAGCGGGTTCGTGCTCCAGCCGCAGCCCGGGTACACCCAGCCCGACGGCTCACGCCTGCCGCACACGACGCACCTCACGGTGACCCCTGTGACGGCGAGCGTGGTCGATGAGCTCGGTGCCGCGCTGGTCACCGCCGCGGAGGCCGTGCGCGGTGTGCCGCGCCCGGACCCGCAGGAGGTCCTGGGCGCCCTGATCGCGAGCCTGGCCCCGGGGATCGAGCCCGCCGAGGCGGTCGCCGGGCTCGGGTCGCTCGACGCGGCCACGGCGTGGGGGCTCGTGCAGGCCACCGTGCTGGGCGGCGCGGACCCGCGCGGCGGCGACGCCCCCGAGCCCGGCACGGGTCCCATGGCTCCGCTGCTGGCCCTCGTCGAGGCGCTGCCGTCCGCGGTCGGCGAGCGCCTGCTCGTCGAGCTCATCGCGCGTCTCGCGGAGCCCGTGGCACCGCCGGTCGACGCCCTGGCGGCGGAGCCCGGGGGCTCCTGA
- a CDS encoding Pr6Pr family membrane protein, whose product MTASSGVGDRLRGPAAARWWHGVVAAMALVGVVWELFGTLGRGPLPGDTTTDLVVHFFSYFTILSNVLVGATCALLFVDPLRDGRVFRVARLDALLCIAVTGLVYNTVLAGLQELSVAGIFTNLLLHQAGPLLAVLGWLVVGPRPRIDTTTIWWSVLAPLAWIVYIFVQGAFSHWYPYPFMDVTEIGYPQALLNTGVVAVVFLLLAAGLGWVDRRMKPAPSPAATGR is encoded by the coding sequence GTGACGGCGTCGTCAGGCGTGGGCGACCGCCTGCGCGGACCGGCCGCGGCGCGCTGGTGGCACGGCGTCGTCGCGGCCATGGCGCTCGTCGGCGTCGTCTGGGAGCTCTTCGGCACGCTCGGGCGCGGACCGCTCCCGGGCGACACCACCACGGATCTCGTCGTCCACTTCTTCAGCTACTTCACGATCCTGTCGAACGTCCTGGTCGGGGCCACGTGCGCCCTGCTGTTCGTGGACCCGCTGCGGGACGGGCGCGTGTTCCGCGTCGCGCGCCTCGACGCGCTGCTGTGCATCGCCGTGACGGGCCTCGTGTACAACACCGTCCTCGCGGGCCTCCAGGAGCTGAGCGTCGCCGGGATCTTCACGAACCTCCTGCTGCACCAGGCGGGGCCGCTGCTCGCGGTCCTCGGGTGGCTCGTCGTGGGGCCGCGGCCACGCATCGACACCACGACGATCTGGTGGTCGGTCCTCGCACCGCTCGCGTGGATCGTCTACATCTTCGTGCAGGGCGCGTTCTCGCACTGGTACCCGTACCCGTTCATGGACGTGACCGAGATCGGGTACCCGCAGGCGCTGCTCAACACGGGCGTCGTGGCCGTGGTGTTCCTGCTGCTCGCGGCAGGGCTCGGCTGGGTCGACCGGCGGATGAAGCCCGCGCCCTCGCCCGCGGCCACAGGGCGCTGA
- a CDS encoding DUF3054 domain-containing protein, protein MTSTPATAPSPPRPTVRTGIVALAVVLDVVAVLAFATGGRATHSADSPLTAILTIAWPFLVGLAVGWVLLRAWRWPLAAWPTGVVLWVTTWVVGMALRWATGEGLATAFLVVSAAFLLATLVGWRLVALLVLKVRGRVSTS, encoded by the coding sequence ATGACCTCGACGCCTGCCACCGCCCCGAGCCCGCCCCGCCCGACCGTCCGGACGGGCATCGTCGCTCTGGCCGTCGTGCTCGATGTCGTCGCGGTCCTCGCGTTCGCGACCGGCGGGCGGGCGACGCACTCCGCCGACAGCCCCCTGACCGCGATCCTGACGATCGCGTGGCCCTTCCTCGTGGGGCTCGCGGTTGGGTGGGTCCTCCTGCGCGCCTGGCGGTGGCCGCTCGCGGCCTGGCCGACCGGGGTCGTGCTGTGGGTCACGACGTGGGTCGTGGGGATGGCGTTGCGCTGGGCCACGGGCGAGGGGCTCGCGACCGCGTTCCTCGTGGTGTCCGCGGCGTTCCTGCTCGCGACGCTCGTGGGCTGGCGGCTCGTCGCCCTCCTGGTCCTCAAGGTGCGCGGGCGTGTCTCGACGTCCTGA
- the ppk2 gene encoding polyphosphate kinase 2, with translation MSKTSKKKSKKDKGLPREVYEAELFRLQAELVRLQQWTQATGARVVVIFEGRDAAGKGGVIKRITQYLSPRVVRIAALPTPTERERSEWYYQRYVAHLPAAGEIVLFDRSWYNRAGVERVMGFCTPEEYDRFMRQTPVFEQMLIDDGIILRKYWFSVSDGEQLKRFRSRLSDPVRQWKLSPMDLESIHRWEDYSRAKDEMMVHTDVPGSPWFVVESDSKKNARLNMISHLLSTIGYVDVPHDKVVLPERPPASGDYVRPPRELANYVPDHVAQLLGDPENGF, from the coding sequence ATGTCGAAGACGTCGAAGAAGAAGTCGAAGAAGGACAAGGGGCTGCCCCGCGAGGTCTACGAGGCCGAGCTGTTCCGGCTGCAGGCCGAGCTCGTCAGGCTCCAGCAGTGGACCCAGGCCACCGGGGCGCGTGTCGTCGTGATCTTCGAGGGGCGCGACGCAGCCGGCAAGGGCGGCGTGATCAAGCGCATCACGCAGTACCTGAGCCCGCGCGTCGTGCGTATCGCGGCCCTGCCGACACCGACCGAGCGCGAGCGGTCCGAGTGGTACTACCAGCGGTACGTCGCCCACCTGCCCGCGGCGGGTGAGATCGTGCTGTTCGACCGCTCCTGGTACAACCGGGCCGGCGTCGAGAGGGTCATGGGCTTCTGCACCCCCGAGGAGTACGACCGCTTCATGCGGCAGACGCCCGTCTTCGAGCAGATGCTCATCGACGACGGGATCATCCTGCGCAAGTACTGGTTCTCGGTCTCGGACGGCGAGCAGCTCAAGCGCTTCCGGTCGCGCCTCTCGGACCCGGTGCGCCAGTGGAAGCTGAGCCCCATGGATCTCGAGTCGATCCACCGCTGGGAGGACTACTCGCGCGCCAAGGACGAGATGATGGTGCACACCGACGTGCCCGGCAGCCCGTGGTTCGTCGTCGAGTCGGACTCCAAGAAGAACGCGCGGCTCAACATGATCTCGCACCTGCTCTCGACGATCGGCTACGTCGACGTGCCGCACGACAAGGTCGTGCTGCCCGAGCGCCCGCCCGCGTCGGGCGACTACGTGCGTCCCCCGCGCGAGCTCGCGAACTACGTCCCCGACCACGTGGCCCAGCTCCTGGGCGACCCCGAGAACGGGTTCTGA
- the rph gene encoding ribonuclease PH produces MTSASTSQTVRADGRTPDELRPVTITRNWLDAAEGSVLVEFGRTRVLCAASFTEGVPRWRKGSGQGWVTAEYSMLPRATSTRSDRESVKGRIGGRTHEISRLIGRSLRAVIDVSALGENTIVLDCDVLQADGGTRTAAITGAYVALADAVTWGKKHGAIKGGKKVLTDSVSAVSVGIIDGTPMLDLPYVEDVRADTDMNVVVTGSGDFVEVQGTAEHAPFNRTELDVLLDLALRGTSELAIIQQLALDEASR; encoded by the coding sequence ATGACTTCAGCCTCCACCTCCCAGACCGTCCGCGCGGACGGTCGCACGCCCGACGAGCTCCGCCCCGTCACGATCACCCGGAACTGGCTCGACGCCGCCGAGGGCAGCGTGCTCGTCGAGTTCGGGCGCACGCGCGTGCTGTGCGCGGCCTCGTTCACCGAGGGCGTGCCGCGCTGGCGCAAGGGCTCGGGGCAGGGCTGGGTCACGGCCGAGTACTCGATGCTGCCGCGTGCGACCAGCACCCGCAGCGACCGTGAGTCCGTCAAGGGACGCATCGGCGGGCGCACGCACGAGATCTCGCGCCTCATCGGGCGCTCGCTGCGCGCGGTCATCGACGTCTCGGCGCTCGGTGAGAACACGATCGTGCTCGACTGCGACGTCCTGCAGGCTGACGGCGGCACCCGCACAGCGGCGATCACGGGTGCGTACGTCGCGCTCGCCGACGCCGTGACCTGGGGCAAGAAGCACGGGGCGATCAAGGGCGGCAAGAAGGTCCTCACGGACTCGGTCTCCGCGGTGAGCGTCGGCATCATCGACGGCACCCCCATGCTCGACCTGCCCTACGTCGAGGACGTGCGCGCGGACACCGACATGAACGTCGTGGTCACGGGCTCGGGAGACTTTGTCGAGGTGCAGGGCACGGCCGAGCACGCGCCGTTCAACCGCACCGAGCTCGACGTGCTGCTGGACCTCGCCCTGCGCGGTACGTCCGAGCTCGCGATCATCCAGCAGCTCGCGCTCGACGAGGCGTCGCGGTGA
- the murI gene encoding glutamate racemase, which yields MNDAPIGIFDSGVGGLTVARSILDQLPNESLLYIGDTANSPYGPKPLAAVRAMALSIMDQLVDEGVKMLVIACNTASSAVLRDARERYTARYGMPVIEVILPAARRAVAATRTGNIGVIGTRGTIESRAYDDAFAVAPGLRLTSQACPEFVRLVEAGVTSGPEVLEIAHEYLAPVRAAGVDTLVLGCTHYPLLAGAISYVMGDEVTLVSSAEETAKDVYRTLVAHGLERSREAGAPAHRFRATGSAEPFDQLARRFLGPEVSLVEAV from the coding sequence GTGAACGACGCACCCATCGGCATCTTCGACTCGGGAGTCGGGGGCCTCACGGTCGCCCGCTCGATCCTCGACCAGCTGCCGAACGAGTCGCTGCTGTACATCGGTGACACGGCGAACAGCCCGTACGGACCCAAGCCGCTGGCCGCTGTGCGTGCCATGGCGCTCTCGATCATGGACCAGCTCGTGGACGAGGGTGTCAAGATGCTCGTCATCGCGTGCAACACGGCGTCGTCGGCGGTGCTGCGCGACGCCCGCGAGCGGTACACGGCCCGCTACGGGATGCCGGTGATCGAGGTGATCCTGCCTGCTGCGCGGCGTGCGGTGGCCGCGACCCGGACGGGCAACATCGGTGTCATCGGGACGCGGGGGACCATCGAGTCGCGCGCGTACGACGACGCGTTCGCGGTCGCCCCCGGCCTGCGGCTCACGTCGCAGGCCTGCCCCGAGTTCGTGCGTCTCGTCGAGGCCGGGGTGACGTCCGGTCCGGAGGTGCTCGAGATCGCGCACGAGTACCTCGCCCCCGTCCGAGCGGCCGGCGTGGACACGCTCGTGCTCGGCTGCACGCACTACCCGCTCCTCGCGGGGGCGATCTCCTACGTCATGGGCGACGAGGTCACGCTCGTGTCGAGCGCCGAGGAGACCGCGAAGGACGTGTACCGCACGCTCGTCGCGCACGGTCTGGAACGCTCGCGCGAGGCGGGCGCGCCGGCGCACCGGTTCCGGGCGACGGGCAGCGCCGAGCCGTTCGACCAGCTCGCGCGCCGCTTCCTCGGGCCCGAGGTCTCGCTCGTGGAGGCCGTCTGA
- a CDS encoding MBL fold metallo-hydrolase — protein MRLVVIGSSGSFAGPDSPASSYLVQVPDDVSPDGREWNLLLDMGNGALGALQRFVDPRRLDAIGLSHLHPDHFVDVCGLYVYLKYHPDRAAAASATSPVRPGDAPAAGALPVWGPSNTAERIGAAYGLEAGESMESQFAFEAWEPGQVVTVGPLEIEPFRVYHPVEAYGVRVTGPSSLVPGERVTLAYTGDTDACDAVVELARDADLLLAEAAFQEGRDDAVDRGIHLTGRRAGEVATAAGAQRLVLTHLPAWNDKQAAREEATAVYAGPVDLAATGRVFTL, from the coding sequence ATGCGCCTGGTCGTCATCGGCTCCTCGGGCTCGTTCGCGGGCCCCGACTCCCCGGCCTCCTCGTACCTCGTCCAGGTGCCCGACGACGTCTCACCGGACGGGCGCGAGTGGAACCTCCTGCTCGACATGGGCAACGGCGCGCTCGGCGCGCTGCAGCGGTTCGTCGACCCGCGTCGGCTCGACGCGATCGGGCTGTCCCACCTGCACCCCGACCACTTCGTCGACGTGTGCGGGCTGTACGTCTACCTGAAGTACCACCCGGACCGGGCGGCCGCGGCGTCGGCGACGTCTCCCGTGCGGCCCGGTGACGCGCCCGCCGCGGGGGCGCTGCCCGTCTGGGGGCCGTCGAACACGGCCGAGCGCATCGGGGCGGCCTACGGCCTCGAGGCGGGGGAGTCCATGGAGTCCCAGTTCGCGTTCGAGGCCTGGGAGCCGGGGCAGGTCGTCACGGTGGGTCCTCTGGAGATCGAGCCCTTCCGGGTCTACCACCCGGTCGAGGCCTACGGCGTGCGGGTCACGGGGCCTTCCAGCCTGGTCCCGGGCGAGCGGGTCACGCTCGCCTACACGGGGGACACCGACGCGTGCGACGCCGTCGTCGAGCTCGCGCGCGACGCGGACCTCCTGCTCGCCGAGGCCGCGTTCCAGGAGGGGCGGGACGACGCGGTCGACCGCGGCATCCACCTGACGGGCAGGCGCGCGGGCGAGGTCGCCACGGCGGCCGGCGCCCAGCGGCTGGTCCTCACGCACCTGCCGGCCTGGAACGACAAGCAGGCGGCGCGCGAGGAGGCCACGGCGGTCTACGCCGGGCCGGTCGACCTCGCGGCGACGGGTCGGGTCTTCACGCTCTGA
- a CDS encoding DUF2017 family protein → MRPFRRARRGYVAELSASERLVLAHVVGDVVELLQEQTGTAPAEGLEAARIEGVAPLSAPPEEVRAPTDPAVRRLLPDAAPEDAGVSAEFRRFTQGDLAAEKSQRLLLLADLLLAGDPQDAEVLTPLIVRPDDARRVAGALTDIRVVLAERLDLRTDDQVEDLHDELLAREESGAEPPEEAPDAARRFLASVFLLSGWLQESLVELMLAEVRRTPR, encoded by the coding sequence GTGCGGCCGTTCCGGCGGGCGCGTCGCGGGTACGTCGCGGAGCTGAGCGCGTCCGAGCGCCTCGTGCTCGCGCACGTGGTGGGCGACGTCGTCGAGCTCCTGCAGGAGCAGACGGGCACGGCTCCCGCGGAGGGCCTCGAGGCCGCACGGATCGAGGGCGTCGCGCCGTTGTCGGCGCCACCCGAGGAGGTGCGCGCGCCCACGGACCCTGCGGTCCGCCGTCTGCTCCCTGACGCCGCTCCCGAGGACGCGGGGGTCTCGGCCGAGTTCCGCCGGTTCACCCAGGGCGACCTGGCGGCCGAGAAGTCGCAGCGGTTGCTGCTCCTCGCGGACCTGCTCCTCGCGGGGGACCCGCAGGACGCGGAGGTGCTCACGCCGCTGATCGTCCGGCCCGACGACGCCCGTCGCGTCGCGGGGGCCCTCACCGACATCCGGGTCGTCCTCGCGGAGCGTCTGGACCTGCGCACCGACGACCAGGTCGAGGACCTCCACGACGAGCTGCTGGCGCGTGAGGAGTCGGGGGCCGAGCCCCCCGAGGAGGCTCCGGACGCCGCGCGGCGCTTCCTGGCGAGCGTGTTCCTGCTCTCGGGGTGGCTGCAGGAGTCGTTGGTCGAGCTGATGCTCGCCGAGGTGCGGCGCACGCCCCGCTGA